A stretch of DNA from Calditerricola satsumensis:
CCTGGCCGAGGTGGGGGAGGGGATTGATGCGGCGCCGCGCACGGTGGAGATCCCCGTTTGCTACGGCGGCGACCACGGGCCGGATCTCGAGGCGGTGGCCGCCGCTTGCGGCCTGGCGCCGGAGGAGGTGGTGGGCCTGCACGCCGGAACGACGTACCATGTCTACGCGATTGGCTTCGCGCCGGGCTTTCCGTACCTGGGCACCGTGCCCGAGCCGATCCGCGTCCCGCGCCGCGCCACGCCGCGAGCTGCCGTGCCGGCCGGATCGGTGGGCATCGCCGGGGCGCAGACGGGCATCTACCCCATGGAAACCCCGGGCGGGTGGCAGATCATCGGCCGCACGCCCATCCGGCTGTTTCAGCCCGACCGCGACCCGCCCTGCCTGCTCCGCGTCGGCGACCGGGTGCGCTTT
This window harbors:
- the pxpB gene encoding 5-oxoprolinase subunit PxpB, coding for MATPQEDKPLILPLGDSAAIIRFGTAIDPVANRRAMALAEHLLRCPFPGLVEAVPAYASVTVHYNPCAVHVSSAAPTPYDAVRARLSAVLAEVGEGIDAAPRTVEIPVCYGGDHGPDLEAVAAACGLAPEEVVGLHAGTTYHVYAIGFAPGFPYLGTVPEPIRVPRRATPRAAVPAGSVGIAGAQTGIYPMETPGGWQIIGRTPIRLFQPDRDPPCLLRVGDRVRFRPITEEAFAAWPDGDARAERAIPDGGEGRAQGAGQGPAGAGT